A window of the Zootoca vivipara chromosome 14, rZooViv1.1, whole genome shotgun sequence genome harbors these coding sequences:
- the RBBP6 gene encoding E3 ubiquitin-protein ligase RBBP6 isoform X2: MSCVHYKFSSKLKYDTVTFDGLHISLCDLKRQIMGREKLKAGDCDLQITNAQTKEEYTDDNALIPKNSSVIVRRIPIGGVKCTSKTYVISRTEPVSGTSKAIDDSSASISLAQLTKTANLAEANASEEDKIKAMMSQSGHEYDPINYMKKPLGPPPPTYTCFRCGKAGHYIKNCPTNGDKNFESVPRIKKSTGIPRSFMMEVQDPNTKGAMLTNTGKYAIPTIDAAAYAIGKKEKPPFLPEEPSSSSEEDDPIPDELLCLICKDIMTDAVVIPCCGNSYCDECIRTSLLESEEHTCPNCHQTDVSPDALIANKFLRQAVNNFKNETGYTKRLRKPPQPPRPAVQRNVPSLPRPTGSRQQDPLMIPATSAPLHTPASLTLSSAPGQSVSSTATLSVSHSATTSASEVSAPMSLAIRADKPEGPFREGDGIGPAAAIVTASEHSKPPSSLSINTVMEEKGYQVPVLGQPALPGQLGCHGHSIPTMGQPMRTNPVRSAGNRSGWEPSSNRGRPHSDRTQRTQAPTLPASTPVFVPVPPPPLYPPPPHALPLPPGVPPPQFPPQFPPGQPPPAGYTVPPPGYPPAPANISTPWVPTPVPTAHSNAIPTTQAPPLSREEFYREQRRLKEESKSPYSASSYSRSSYTYSKSRSGSSRSRSYSRSFSRSHSRSYSRSPPYPRRARGKSRNYRSRSRSHGYHRSRSRSPPYRRYHSRSRSPVYRGQSPNKRPVQQQAEGEREYFGRYREIPPYDMKAYYGRSVDMRDPFEKERFREWETYREWYEKYYKGYTAGAQPRPLLNRENFSPERFGPPGPRRENSPYVRGRRDDYPGGLGHRNRNVGTGYSEKLPSREGHGMKEVAKLKDKEVEIPPGDGKGNKHKKHRKRRKGDEGEGFPNADLLEGSRKPRDPAPGDEGSKPDPLFMLPSRDDATPVRDEPMEADSVAFKPTSDKERKDKPKAKAEKTKRKAEGPATTKKEVQVKPAKTPQEKVEADREKSPRADPPAKKAKEELPKADPIKSVSSQKDEKALGTPRKVHPRSSKEHPETRSAKEEKAKKDPPKEVKQEKQSSKEEKSKKPVDKNKPVDAKPEKRKRKAEEKGDKDHETPSLKMSKPDIVESKPLPKGKTEPEGEKAERTPEKDKAVLPVAPAKKIKLNRETGKKIASVENVPPVKEAPAEKPEPPPSSKGKQEKAKGKLRRKATAADGSGLTLVDYTSTSSAGGSPVRKSEDKLDMKRTVIKTMEEYNNDITAPAEDVIIMIQVPQSKWDKDDFDSEEEEEEDVKSVQVPSAAGKPSSVIKNVSTKPSNSLKHSEKDPESSQPESKNSKTVLLSNEKGKLKERDHTASDKDSEKRKSGTQQEKERSERSAEQGNAKNCSSNSSKEARSSDKHESAHGSSGKDFTPNRDKKSDYDSSSSRDYSGSKRREERSDLARKKVSPPRSRDSATSGQKNKARDERTEQPKKEAGDSKRGSYSPPRDRRPNDHKAAYDSRRSAEQHKSQERSSGKEREKRPSSDTTWSNKERVAGGNKSLHRRCSPEAREPGTTVPNDKGTTKPKPLPSHSARLSSDPTRETDEAAFVPDYNESDSDSNVSTKQEDSPGRATREGKDKASENSKPKEGEVGAAVLAPPAGGSQSQSSPSISRSQSPSESQGRSRSSSASSADSQDSKKKRKKKDKKKHKKHKKHKKHKKHGGTESEAERSQKHKHKKKKSKKNKEKEKGDDQKAKAAPL; this comes from the exons AAGTCGAACTGAACCAGTGAGTGGAACTTCAAAAGCA ATTGATGACTCTTCTGCATCTATTTCTCTGGCCCAGCTTACAAag ACCGCCAATCTGGCTGAAGCCAATGCTTCCGAAGAAGATAAAATTAAAGCTATGATGTCACAGTCTGGCCACGAATATGATCCAATCAA TTACATGAAGAAACCCCTGGGTCCGCCTCCGCCAACATACACTTGCTTTCGTTGTGGAAAAGCTGGCCATTACATAAAGAACTGCCCGACCAATGGG GACAAAAACTTTGAGTCTGTTCCCAGGATTAAAAAGAGCACAGGAATTCCCCGAAGTTTCATGATGGAGGTGCAGGACCCTAATACCAAGGGCGCCATGCTCACAAACACAGGGAAATATGCCATCCCGACTATTGATGC TGCTGCTTATGCtataggaaagaaagagaagcccCCTTTCCTGCCAGAGGAGCCATCGTCTTCCTCAGAAGAAGATGACCCTATTCCAGATGAGCTGTTGTGTCTGATTTGCAAAGATATAATGACTGATGCTGTGGTCATTCCCTGCTGTGGAAACAGCTACTGTGATGAAT GTATCAGAACATCGCTGCTAGAATCGGAGGAACATACCTGCCCAAATTGTCATCAGACAGATGTTTCTCCTGATGCGTTAATTGCCAACAAATTTTTACGCCAG GCTGTAAATAACTTCAAAAACGAAACTGGCTACACAAAAAGACTTCGCAAACCGCCCCAGCCACCTAGACCAGCAGTTCAGCGGAATGTGCCTTCATTACCAAGGCCAACAGGTTCCAGGCAGCAGGATCCCCTCATGATTCCAGCCACTTCTGCCCCTCTTCATACACCTGCATCCCTCACCTTGTCATCAGCTCCTGGCCAATCAGTATCTTCAACAGCCACGTTGTCAGTCAGCCATTCTGCCACCACATCTGCTAGTGAGGTCTCTGCACCAATGTCCCTGGCAATTCGTGCTGACAAGCCAGAAGGACCTTTCCG TGAGGGCGATGGTATTGGACCAGCTGCTGCTATAGTGACTGCCTCAGAACACTCAAAGCCGCCTTCCTCACTGTCAATTAATACTGTGATGGAGGAGAAG GGCTATCAGGTTCCTGTGCTTGGGCAGCCAGCTTTGCCAGGACAGCTGGGCTGTCATGGGCATTCAATACCCACCATGG GTCAGCCGATGAGAACCAATCCTGTTCGCTCTGCAGGCAATAGGTCAGGCTGGGAGCC AAGTTCAAACCGAGGACGCCCGCATAGTGACCGTACACAAAGGACTCAGGCCCCAACACTGCCAGCATCAACACCAGTCTTTGtgcccgtgcctcctcctcccctgtatcctcctcctccccatgcaCTTCCTCTTCCACCGGGGGTACCTCCACCACAGTTTCCTCCTCAATTTCCACCTGGTCAGCCTCCACCTGCTGGGTACACTGTCCCCCCTCCGGGATACCCCCCAGCTCCAGCAAACATATCAACACCTTGGGTACCAACACCAGTACCAACGGCTCATTCAAATGCCATCCCAACGACACAAGCACCTCCTCTCTCTAGGGAGGAGTTTTACAGAGAACAGCGGAGACTTAAAGAGGA GTCCAAATCGCCATATAGTGCATCTTCATACTCAAGAAGTTCCTATACGTACTCCAAGTCCCGATCTGGCTCATCCCGTTCTCGATCCTATTCTCGGTCATTCAGCCGTTCCCATTCCCGCTCCTACTCACGATCTCCTCCATACCCACGGAGAGCCAGGGGGAAGAGTCGGAACTACCGTTCCAGGTCAAGATCCCATGGATATCACCGCTCGAGATCCAGATCACCCCCCTACAGAAGGTATCATTCTCGATCGAGGTCTCCAGTTTACAGAGGCCAGTCCCCAAACAAGCGCCCTGTTCAGCAGCaggcagaaggggaaagggaatacTTTGGCCGATATCGAGAAATTCCACCTTACGACATGAAAGCATACTATGGCAGATCTGTGGATATGAGAGACCCATTTGAGAAAGAGAGATTCCGGGAGTGGGAGACCTACCGAGAGTGGTACGAGAAATACTACAAGGGCTACACAGCTGGAGCCCAGCCCAGGCCTTTGCTTAACAGGGAGAACTTCTCCCCAGAGCGCTTTGGTCCTCCTGGCCCTAGGCGAGAGAATTCCCCATATGTTCGGGGCCGTAGAGACGATTACCCTGGAGGGCTGGGCCATCGGAATCGGAATGTTGGTACCGGCTACTCTGAGAAGCTTCCAAGTAGAGAGGGCCATGGCATGAAAGAGGTGGCCAAACTGAAAGACAAGGAGGTTGAGATCCCACCAGGAGACGGGAAGGGAAACAAACACAAGAAGCACCgcaagagaaggaagggggacGAGGGCGAAGGCTTCCCCAATGCTGACCTGTTGGAAGGCTCACGGAAGCCACGGGATCCTGCCCCTGGGGATGAGGGCAGCAAGCCTGACCCACTCTTCATGCTCCCAAGCAGGGATGATGCTACTCCTGTCCGAGATGAGCCAATGGAAGCAGATTCCGTTGCCTTCAAACCCACTTCtgacaaggaaaggaaagataaGCCAAAGGCAAAAGCCGAGAAGACAAAGCGAAAAGCAGAAGGCcctgccactaccaagaaagagGTGCAAGTGAAGCCAGCTAAAACACCCCAAGAGAAAGTGGAGGCAGATCGTGAAAAATCCCCCCGGGCAGATCCTCCTGCGAAAAAAGCCAAGGAGGAGTTGCCAAAGGCTGATCCTATTAAGTCAGTGTCCTCTCAGAAAGATGAGAAGGCACTTGGTACGCCACGCAAGGTTCATCCCCGAAGCTCAAAAGAGCATCCAGAAACCAGATCAGCCAAGGAGGAGAAGGCCAAGAAAGATCCCCCCAAGGAAGTCAAGCAGGAGAAGCAATCGAGTAAGGAGGAGAAGTCAAAGAAACCTGTGGACAAGAACAAGCCTGTGGATGCAAAgccagagaaaaggaaaaggaaagccgAGGAAAAAGGAGACAAAGATCACGAAACGCCGTCATTAAAAATGTCCAAACCTGACATTGTAGAGTCGAAACCGTTGCCAAAGGGGAAAACTGAGCCAGAGGGTGAAAAAGCAGAGAGGACCCCTGAAAAGGACAAAGCTGTTTTGCCAGTTGCTCCTGCAAAAAAGATTAAGCTGAACCGAGAAACTGGCAAGAAGATTGCCAGTGTTGAAAATGTCCCCCCAGTGAAGGAGGCTCCAGCCGAGAAGCCTGAGCCACCCCCCAGCAGCAAAGGGAAACAAGAGAAGGCGAAAGGGAAGCTgaggaggaaagccacagctGCCGATGGATCCGGTCTGACGCTGGTTGATTACACCAG CACCAGCTCTGCTGGAGGAAGCCCTGTGAGAAAGTCAGAAGATAAGCTGGACATGAAGCGAACTGTCATCAAGACCATGGAAGAGTACAACAATGACATAACAGCCCCTGCCGAAGATGTCATTATCATGATCCAAGTTCCTCAGTCCAAGTGGGATAAAGACGATTTTgactctgaggaggaggaagaggaggatgttAAATCAGTGCAAGTTCCTTCTGCAGCTGGGAAGCCCTCAAGTGTCATCAAGAATGTCAGCACAAAGCCATCCAACTCCCTCAAACACAGTGAAAAGGATCCTGAAAGTTCACAGCCTGAGTCCAAAAACTCCAAAACAGTGTTATTGTCCAATGAGAAAGGGAAACTCAAAGAGAGGGATCACACGGCATCCGACAAAGACTCTGAGAAAAGGAAGAGTGGCACTCAACAGGAGAAGGAGCGCTCCGAACGCAGTGCTGAACAAGGCAATGCAAAGAACTGCTCTTCTAACTCTTCCAAAGAGGCCAGGTCTTCAGATAAACATGAATCTGCCCATGGGTCTTCTGGGAAGGATTTCACACCTAACCGGGACAAAAAGTCTGACTAtgacagcagcagtagcagagaCTATTCTGGTTCCAAGCGAAGAGAGGAAAGGAGCGACCTGGCACGGAAAAAGGTCTCTCCTCCTCGCAGCCGTGATTCTGCCACCTCTGGACAAAAAAACAAGGCCAGGGATGAGCGAACAGAGCAGCCCAAAAAGGAGGCTGGGGACTCAAAGCGAGGCAGTTACAGCCCTCCAAGGGACCGGAGGCCAAATGACCACAAAGCTGCTTACGACTCCAGGCGTTCTGCAGAACAACACAAGTCCCAGGAGAGAAGTTcgggcaaggagagagagaaacgcCCGTCCTCGGATACCACCTGGAGCAACAAGGAGAGGGTAGCAGGTGGGAACAAGTCCTTGCACCGGCGCTGCTCACCAGAGGCAAGAGAGCCAGGGACAACGGTGCCAAATGACAAGGGCACCACCAAGCCGAAGCCTCTGCCCAGCCACTCTGCCCGCCTCTCGTCTGACCCAACGAGGGAGACCGACGAGGCAGCTTTCGTCCCAGACTACAATGAGAGCGACAGCGACAGCAACGTCTCTACAAAGCAAGAGGACTCCCCTGGAAGAGCCACCCGGGAGGGGAAGGATAAGGCCTCCGAGAACAGTAAGCCCaaggagggagaggtgggggcagcagTCTTGGCCCCCCCAGCTGGtgggagccagagccagagcagccCCAGCATCAGCCGCAGCCAGAGCCCTTCCGAGAGCCAAGGCCGgagccgcagcagcagcgccagctcAGCCGACAGCCAGGACAGCAAGAAGAAGCGGAAGAAGAAGGACAAGAAGAAACACAAGAAGCACAAAAAGCATAAGAAGCACAAGAAGCACGGCGGGACAGAGTCGGAGGCAGAGCGGAgccaaaaacacaaacacaagaagaagaagtCGAAGAagaacaaggagaaggagaaaggagaCGACCAAAAAGCTAAGGCGGCCCCCCTCTAG
- the RBBP6 gene encoding E3 ubiquitin-protein ligase RBBP6 isoform X3, with amino-acid sequence MSCVHYKFSSKLKYDTVTFDGLHISLCDLKRQIMGREKLKAGDCDLQITNAQTKEEYTDDNALIPKNSSVIVRRIPIGGVKCTSKTYVISRTEPVSGTSKAIDDSSASISLAQLTKTANLAEANASEEDKIKAMMSQSGHEYDPINYMKKPLGPPPPTYTCFRCGKAGHYIKNCPTNGDKNFESVPRIKKSTGIPRSFMMEVQDPNTKGAMLTNTGKYAIPTIDAAAYAIGKKEKPPFLPEEPSSSSEEDDPIPDELLCLICKDIMTDAVVIPCCGNSYCDECIRTSLLESEEHTCPNCHQTDVSPDALIANKFLRQAVNNFKNETGYTKRLRKPPQPPRPAVQRNVPSLPRPTGSRQQDPLMIPATSAPLHTPASLTLSSAPGQSVSSTATLSVSHSATTSASEVSAPMSLAIRADKPEGPFREGDGIGPAAAIVTASEHSKPPSSLSINTVMEEKGYQVPVLGQPALPGQLGCHGHSIPTMGQPMRTNPVRSAGNRSGWEPEKKKSKLDEFTNDFAKELMEYKKIQKERRRSYSRSKSPYSASSYSRSSYTYSKSRSGSSRSRSYSRSFSRSHSRSYSRSPPYPRRARGKSRNYRSRSRSHGYHRSRSRSPPYRRYHSRSRSPVYRGQSPNKRPVQQQAEGEREYFGRYREIPPYDMKAYYGRSVDMRDPFEKERFREWETYREWYEKYYKGYTAGAQPRPLLNRENFSPERFGPPGPRRENSPYVRGRRDDYPGGLGHRNRNVGTGYSEKLPSREGHGMKEVAKLKDKEVEIPPGDGKGNKHKKHRKRRKGDEGEGFPNADLLEGSRKPRDPAPGDEGSKPDPLFMLPSRDDATPVRDEPMEADSVAFKPTSDKERKDKPKAKAEKTKRKAEGPATTKKEVQVKPAKTPQEKVEADREKSPRADPPAKKAKEELPKADPIKSVSSQKDEKALGTPRKVHPRSSKEHPETRSAKEEKAKKDPPKEVKQEKQSSKEEKSKKPVDKNKPVDAKPEKRKRKAEEKGDKDHETPSLKMSKPDIVESKPLPKGKTEPEGEKAERTPEKDKAVLPVAPAKKIKLNRETGKKIASVENVPPVKEAPAEKPEPPPSSKGKQEKAKGKLRRKATAADGSGLTLVDYTSTSSAGGSPVRKSEDKLDMKRTVIKTMEEYNNDITAPAEDVIIMIQVPQSKWDKDDFDSEEEEEEDVKSVQVPSAAGKPSSVIKNVSTKPSNSLKHSEKDPESSQPESKNSKTVLLSNEKGKLKERDHTASDKDSEKRKSGTQQEKERSERSAEQGNAKNCSSNSSKEARSSDKHESAHGSSGKDFTPNRDKKSDYDSSSSRDYSGSKRREERSDLARKKVSPPRSRDSATSGQKNKARDERTEQPKKEAGDSKRGSYSPPRDRRPNDHKAAYDSRRSAEQHKSQERSSGKEREKRPSSDTTWSNKERVAGGNKSLHRRCSPEAREPGTTVPNDKGTTKPKPLPSHSARLSSDPTRETDEAAFVPDYNESDSDSNVSTKQEDSPGRATREGKDKASENSKPKEGEVGAAVLAPPAGGSQSQSSPSISRSQSPSESQGRSRSSSASSADSQDSKKKRKKKDKKKHKKHKKHKKHKKHGGTESEAERSQKHKHKKKKSKKNKEKEKGDDQKAKAAPL; translated from the exons AAGTCGAACTGAACCAGTGAGTGGAACTTCAAAAGCA ATTGATGACTCTTCTGCATCTATTTCTCTGGCCCAGCTTACAAag ACCGCCAATCTGGCTGAAGCCAATGCTTCCGAAGAAGATAAAATTAAAGCTATGATGTCACAGTCTGGCCACGAATATGATCCAATCAA TTACATGAAGAAACCCCTGGGTCCGCCTCCGCCAACATACACTTGCTTTCGTTGTGGAAAAGCTGGCCATTACATAAAGAACTGCCCGACCAATGGG GACAAAAACTTTGAGTCTGTTCCCAGGATTAAAAAGAGCACAGGAATTCCCCGAAGTTTCATGATGGAGGTGCAGGACCCTAATACCAAGGGCGCCATGCTCACAAACACAGGGAAATATGCCATCCCGACTATTGATGC TGCTGCTTATGCtataggaaagaaagagaagcccCCTTTCCTGCCAGAGGAGCCATCGTCTTCCTCAGAAGAAGATGACCCTATTCCAGATGAGCTGTTGTGTCTGATTTGCAAAGATATAATGACTGATGCTGTGGTCATTCCCTGCTGTGGAAACAGCTACTGTGATGAAT GTATCAGAACATCGCTGCTAGAATCGGAGGAACATACCTGCCCAAATTGTCATCAGACAGATGTTTCTCCTGATGCGTTAATTGCCAACAAATTTTTACGCCAG GCTGTAAATAACTTCAAAAACGAAACTGGCTACACAAAAAGACTTCGCAAACCGCCCCAGCCACCTAGACCAGCAGTTCAGCGGAATGTGCCTTCATTACCAAGGCCAACAGGTTCCAGGCAGCAGGATCCCCTCATGATTCCAGCCACTTCTGCCCCTCTTCATACACCTGCATCCCTCACCTTGTCATCAGCTCCTGGCCAATCAGTATCTTCAACAGCCACGTTGTCAGTCAGCCATTCTGCCACCACATCTGCTAGTGAGGTCTCTGCACCAATGTCCCTGGCAATTCGTGCTGACAAGCCAGAAGGACCTTTCCG TGAGGGCGATGGTATTGGACCAGCTGCTGCTATAGTGACTGCCTCAGAACACTCAAAGCCGCCTTCCTCACTGTCAATTAATACTGTGATGGAGGAGAAG GGCTATCAGGTTCCTGTGCTTGGGCAGCCAGCTTTGCCAGGACAGCTGGGCTGTCATGGGCATTCAATACCCACCATGG GTCAGCCGATGAGAACCAATCCTGTTCGCTCTGCAGGCAATAGGTCAGGCTGGGAGCC GGAAAAGAAAAAGTCAAAGCTTGATGAGTTTACAAATGATTTTGCTAAGGAACTGATGGAATATAAAAAAATCCAGAAGGAACGCAGGCGCTCTTATTCCCG GTCCAAATCGCCATATAGTGCATCTTCATACTCAAGAAGTTCCTATACGTACTCCAAGTCCCGATCTGGCTCATCCCGTTCTCGATCCTATTCTCGGTCATTCAGCCGTTCCCATTCCCGCTCCTACTCACGATCTCCTCCATACCCACGGAGAGCCAGGGGGAAGAGTCGGAACTACCGTTCCAGGTCAAGATCCCATGGATATCACCGCTCGAGATCCAGATCACCCCCCTACAGAAGGTATCATTCTCGATCGAGGTCTCCAGTTTACAGAGGCCAGTCCCCAAACAAGCGCCCTGTTCAGCAGCaggcagaaggggaaagggaatacTTTGGCCGATATCGAGAAATTCCACCTTACGACATGAAAGCATACTATGGCAGATCTGTGGATATGAGAGACCCATTTGAGAAAGAGAGATTCCGGGAGTGGGAGACCTACCGAGAGTGGTACGAGAAATACTACAAGGGCTACACAGCTGGAGCCCAGCCCAGGCCTTTGCTTAACAGGGAGAACTTCTCCCCAGAGCGCTTTGGTCCTCCTGGCCCTAGGCGAGAGAATTCCCCATATGTTCGGGGCCGTAGAGACGATTACCCTGGAGGGCTGGGCCATCGGAATCGGAATGTTGGTACCGGCTACTCTGAGAAGCTTCCAAGTAGAGAGGGCCATGGCATGAAAGAGGTGGCCAAACTGAAAGACAAGGAGGTTGAGATCCCACCAGGAGACGGGAAGGGAAACAAACACAAGAAGCACCgcaagagaaggaagggggacGAGGGCGAAGGCTTCCCCAATGCTGACCTGTTGGAAGGCTCACGGAAGCCACGGGATCCTGCCCCTGGGGATGAGGGCAGCAAGCCTGACCCACTCTTCATGCTCCCAAGCAGGGATGATGCTACTCCTGTCCGAGATGAGCCAATGGAAGCAGATTCCGTTGCCTTCAAACCCACTTCtgacaaggaaaggaaagataaGCCAAAGGCAAAAGCCGAGAAGACAAAGCGAAAAGCAGAAGGCcctgccactaccaagaaagagGTGCAAGTGAAGCCAGCTAAAACACCCCAAGAGAAAGTGGAGGCAGATCGTGAAAAATCCCCCCGGGCAGATCCTCCTGCGAAAAAAGCCAAGGAGGAGTTGCCAAAGGCTGATCCTATTAAGTCAGTGTCCTCTCAGAAAGATGAGAAGGCACTTGGTACGCCACGCAAGGTTCATCCCCGAAGCTCAAAAGAGCATCCAGAAACCAGATCAGCCAAGGAGGAGAAGGCCAAGAAAGATCCCCCCAAGGAAGTCAAGCAGGAGAAGCAATCGAGTAAGGAGGAGAAGTCAAAGAAACCTGTGGACAAGAACAAGCCTGTGGATGCAAAgccagagaaaaggaaaaggaaagccgAGGAAAAAGGAGACAAAGATCACGAAACGCCGTCATTAAAAATGTCCAAACCTGACATTGTAGAGTCGAAACCGTTGCCAAAGGGGAAAACTGAGCCAGAGGGTGAAAAAGCAGAGAGGACCCCTGAAAAGGACAAAGCTGTTTTGCCAGTTGCTCCTGCAAAAAAGATTAAGCTGAACCGAGAAACTGGCAAGAAGATTGCCAGTGTTGAAAATGTCCCCCCAGTGAAGGAGGCTCCAGCCGAGAAGCCTGAGCCACCCCCCAGCAGCAAAGGGAAACAAGAGAAGGCGAAAGGGAAGCTgaggaggaaagccacagctGCCGATGGATCCGGTCTGACGCTGGTTGATTACACCAG CACCAGCTCTGCTGGAGGAAGCCCTGTGAGAAAGTCAGAAGATAAGCTGGACATGAAGCGAACTGTCATCAAGACCATGGAAGAGTACAACAATGACATAACAGCCCCTGCCGAAGATGTCATTATCATGATCCAAGTTCCTCAGTCCAAGTGGGATAAAGACGATTTTgactctgaggaggaggaagaggaggatgttAAATCAGTGCAAGTTCCTTCTGCAGCTGGGAAGCCCTCAAGTGTCATCAAGAATGTCAGCACAAAGCCATCCAACTCCCTCAAACACAGTGAAAAGGATCCTGAAAGTTCACAGCCTGAGTCCAAAAACTCCAAAACAGTGTTATTGTCCAATGAGAAAGGGAAACTCAAAGAGAGGGATCACACGGCATCCGACAAAGACTCTGAGAAAAGGAAGAGTGGCACTCAACAGGAGAAGGAGCGCTCCGAACGCAGTGCTGAACAAGGCAATGCAAAGAACTGCTCTTCTAACTCTTCCAAAGAGGCCAGGTCTTCAGATAAACATGAATCTGCCCATGGGTCTTCTGGGAAGGATTTCACACCTAACCGGGACAAAAAGTCTGACTAtgacagcagcagtagcagagaCTATTCTGGTTCCAAGCGAAGAGAGGAAAGGAGCGACCTGGCACGGAAAAAGGTCTCTCCTCCTCGCAGCCGTGATTCTGCCACCTCTGGACAAAAAAACAAGGCCAGGGATGAGCGAACAGAGCAGCCCAAAAAGGAGGCTGGGGACTCAAAGCGAGGCAGTTACAGCCCTCCAAGGGACCGGAGGCCAAATGACCACAAAGCTGCTTACGACTCCAGGCGTTCTGCAGAACAACACAAGTCCCAGGAGAGAAGTTcgggcaaggagagagagaaacgcCCGTCCTCGGATACCACCTGGAGCAACAAGGAGAGGGTAGCAGGTGGGAACAAGTCCTTGCACCGGCGCTGCTCACCAGAGGCAAGAGAGCCAGGGACAACGGTGCCAAATGACAAGGGCACCACCAAGCCGAAGCCTCTGCCCAGCCACTCTGCCCGCCTCTCGTCTGACCCAACGAGGGAGACCGACGAGGCAGCTTTCGTCCCAGACTACAATGAGAGCGACAGCGACAGCAACGTCTCTACAAAGCAAGAGGACTCCCCTGGAAGAGCCACCCGGGAGGGGAAGGATAAGGCCTCCGAGAACAGTAAGCCCaaggagggagaggtgggggcagcagTCTTGGCCCCCCCAGCTGGtgggagccagagccagagcagccCCAGCATCAGCCGCAGCCAGAGCCCTTCCGAGAGCCAAGGCCGgagccgcagcagcagcgccagctcAGCCGACAGCCAGGACAGCAAGAAGAAGCGGAAGAAGAAGGACAAGAAGAAACACAAGAAGCACAAAAAGCATAAGAAGCACAAGAAGCACGGCGGGACAGAGTCGGAGGCAGAGCGGAgccaaaaacacaaacacaagaagaagaagtCGAAGAagaacaaggagaaggagaaaggagaCGACCAAAAAGCTAAGGCGGCCCCCCTCTAG